The Syngnathus typhle isolate RoL2023-S1 ecotype Sweden linkage group LG6, RoL_Styp_1.0, whole genome shotgun sequence genome has a window encoding:
- the alp3 gene encoding alkaline phosphatase, tissue-nonspecific isozyme: protein MKPSEVSMVAFFLLVVFGTTAAKVEEENPEFWRSQAKKTLQTALNRKQNTNVAKNILFFLGDGMGITTYTAARILKGQLQNKTGEETVMTMDTFPHVGLAKTYSVDFQIADSAATATAYLCGVKTNLNTIGVSAAARNAVCKSQKGNEVTSILKWAKDAGKSVGIVTTTRVQHATPATSYAHSASRKWYSDADMPASAKRDGCTDIASQLLNNTDIDVIIGGGRKYMTPRGTQDPEYPRDFFSRGKRQDKRNLIHEWKNQKMGKVAHYVWNKTDFDAVDPETTDYLMALFEPGDLRYEADRDPNMDPSIVETTEKAIRILRKNPKGFFLLVEGGRIDQAHHDGRAYMALHETVAFDYAIAKGLELTDEEETLTIVMADHSHPFTFNGYPFRGQSILGKSQLWAQDMLPYTTLMYGNGPGHKIINGTRPDIRNVNTKTKEYVQFSAVPTDSATHSGEDVAVLARGPMAHLFHGVQEQNYIAHAMAYAACVGADLRHCRGQTTPAVVQTTFINDSNSARGTQSSVALISGLLSAALLALNVLM from the exons ATGAAGCCTTCAGAAGTGTCCATGGTGGCCTTTTTCCTGCTTGTGGTCTTTGGAACAACTGCAGCCAAAG TTGAAGAAGAAAACCCAGAGTTCTGGAGATCACAGGCAAAGAAGACTTTGCAAACTGCTTTGAACAGGAAGCAGAACACCAATGTGGCCAAAAACATCCTATTTTTCCTTGGAGATG GTATGGGAATCACAACCTACACAGCAGCTCGTATCCTCAAGGGACAACTGCAGAACAAAACGGGAGAGGAGACTGTGATGACCATGGACACGTTCCCCCATGTTGGATTGGCTAAG ACCTACAGCGTGGACTTCCAGATTGCAGATAGTGCTGCGACAGCCACTGCTTATCTGTGTGGGGTCAAGACCAACCTGAACACCATTGGCGTCAGTGCAGCTGCTCGAAATGCCGTTTGTAAGAGTCAGAAGGGTAATGAAGTCACATCAATCTTGAAGTGGGCCAAAGATGCAG gCAAGTCTGTCGGCATAGTGACGACCACACGGGTCCAGCACGCTACGCCAGCCACCAGCTACGCCCATAGTGCCAGCAGGAAGTGGTACAGCGACGCCGACATGCCCGCCAGTGCCAAAAGGGACGGCTGCACTGACATTGCATCTCAGTTGCTCAATAACACAGATATTGAT GTGATCATTGGTGGTGGGAGAAAGTACATGACCCCCAGGGGTACTCAGGACCCAGAATACCCAAGAGACTTCTTTTCCAGGGGTAAAAGACAAGACAAACGCAACCTCATCCATGAATGGAAGAACCAGAAAATGGGCAAG GTAGCCCATTATGTATGGAATAAAACTGATTTTGATGCTGTCGACCCAGAAACCACGGATTACCTCATGG CTCTGTTTGAACCTGGTGACCTACGATATGAAGCTGACAGGGACCCCAACATGGACCCATCCATCGTCGAGACCACGGAAAAAGCCATCCGCATTCTCAGGAAAAACCCCAAAGGCTTTTTCCTTTTAGTGGAAG GTGGTCGCATTGACCAGGCCCATCACGATGGCCGAGCATACATGGCACTTCACGAGACGGTCGCGTTTGACTACGCCATTGCCAAAGGCCTGGAACTCACCGACGAGGAAGAAACGCTCACTATAGTAATGGCTGACCATTCCCACCCGTTTACCTTCAATGGATACCCATTTCGAGGGCAAAGTATTCTGg GAAAGTCTCAATTGTGGGCCCAAGATATGTTGCCGTACACCACATTGATGTATGGAAATGGACCTGGACACAAAATCATCAATGGTACACGGCCTGACATCCGCAATGTCAACACAA AAACTAAAGAATACGTTCAGTTTTCAGCAGTGCCTACAGACTCAGCCACTCACAGCGGAGAAGATGTGGCCGTGCTGGCCCGTGGACCCATGGCCCATCTTTTCCATGGCGTCCAGGAGCAAAATTACATTGCCCACGCCATGGCCTATGCTGCGTGCGTGGGGGCAGACCTGAGGCACTGTCGGGGGCAAACGACTCCAGCTGTTGTTCAAACCACCTTCATCAATGATTCTAACAGTGCTAGAGGAACCCAAAGCTCAGTTGCATTGATCAGTGGTCTCCTCAGCGCTGCACTGCTGGCCCTTAATGTGCTGATGTAA